The Mauremys mutica isolate MM-2020 ecotype Southern chromosome 20, ASM2049712v1, whole genome shotgun sequence genome contains the following window.
TTGGTGACCCGCAGTGATAACGGGTAGAAGTCGATACTTAATGCAAACGATGTAGTTCTGATCAACCAAAGTATCGGTTGAATTAAGGAGGCTAAGCATATGCAACCAACACGGTTGCGCACACCCCACCACGAAACTGGAATGCTTGCTCCCAAAACACTGCACTTTTTAAGCTCAAGGGAACTCTCCCGTTAGCTACCGGTAGTATTAATTCATAGACCCTCTTTGTAGACCTCCAGCCGCCAGAGGGTGGTGTAGTTGCACATGTGGCTGAATATATCCCATTCATTCTGTTAGAGGGCACTGGCATGTTTGGGCAGCGGCTGGTTAGGTTATGGCTGGCTAAGCTCAGCTGAACCCTGCATCTTTCATGATTGTTTGTCTCGTCTTTTAGGCGAGTCTCCTGGCCTGCGAGGGCCTCTCTGGGGTGTGCCTCGTGCCAACTGTTGCCAGCAAGAAGATGATGCCAAAACAGAGCTCCAAGCAGACAGAGAATGGAGAGAGAGGGAACAGCCCGAACATGCTGGTATGGGGGGAGCTCTACCCTgatcctgccccatccccagacTTACTGTAATTGACGTGACTAGAAAGGGGTCTCTAAATGTAACGGCGCAGGGCATCTCCAGAGGGTTCTGGGGGCAAGGGGCTCTAGAAATGCACACCGGGAAAGAACTGACCCCTGTTTTCTCTCCTTAAGGGTCTCCGCCAGGAGAGCGAGAAATCTCGCAGCCGTAAAGAGGAAGAGCCGGCAGAAGCATCACAGCCAAAAAAGACCATTAAAAAGGCAGGTAATCGTCCGTCGTATGGTCAGGGAGGAGCAGGGCAGACGGGGCTGCGTTATGAAGTCTCACCATGCTCAGGGCCAACCCTTCTTCCTGAGTGAGCTGTTGGCATTGCTGCCTGTATCTCAGACAGCCGAGGATTTCAGGTGTTTGTCTCCAAACACTCTCACAGCTCGGGCATCCGGCTCCTCGCCGTTGCACTGCTCAGCCTTGAGGGCCCAGCACCTTCCAGCCAAGAAATGGATTCACAGGCTCCAAGAGTGACACTGGGGTAAAGGTGGGGGGGAACAcgatacccccccccccagccaaaaTGTGAACTGACGTCCTGTGGCAGATACTAGTTCTCCCTGCAGTACTGAGCCCGTCTCACCTGCAAGAAGAATCTCTGCTAAAATGGGAAGAGTGCTCTTGTGAATAAAGCAATGGGACTTGGAAtcagaactcctgagttctgtcCTGGGACCTGCCATAGGCTTGCTGCATGGCCACAAACCTGTCCTTTAACATCTCGGTGTCTTCATCTTCTGTCTTACCTTCTAGGAGGATTGGGAGGCTAGACTATTGAGATTGTAGCATTAATAATGGTACCTGTCTCTTATGTAGAGCTTTTCATCAGGAGATCTCAAAGTGcgtcacaatctttaatgcagtACCTAGGGGCCCCGGagtcctgttgtgctaggcactgcacagacacgaCAAAAATGAGCCCTGCCCTGAAGCGTTCACAAGAGTGCTTGGCCGTCCCCAAATGGAAGGGGGTAGGGAGGGGCGAATAGTTTGGCAGCACCTGACCCTAGAGCAGTGTTACGTGCTCGCTGTGCCATGCGCAGGAATGGTGAGGGTCTGTCTGTGCTTCGCAGGTGATGGTGATTGAGCAGAACGGCTCCTTCCAGCTGAGAATCCCCAAGAACTTTATTTGCGAGCACTGCTACGGAGCCTTTCGGAGCAGCTACCATCTCAAGAGACACATCCTCATCCATACTGGTAAAGAGCCAGGAGAGCGAGGGTCTTGCTCTGCCGATGGTTGCTGTGGGCCTTCTGGATCAGAAGCAGAACAGGGGGTGAAGCGTTGAGAGGCTGATCCGTAACTCCAGCTGCATCTGTAACTTGAACTGTGCTCCAGTGGGGACAGGGGCTCTTTTGATCAAACAGCTCGGCTCTTTAAGCAGAAAGGTTGCAAGAGGGCACTAGGGTCCTAGCGATGTTTAAATCAGAACATGTACCTGCCTGGATATTAGGTCTCGGGTGCAGAGTTCGCGAACGCTGCCTTTAAAGGTGGTGCGTTCACCGCATTGCGTTCTAGCTGCTACCACTGCATCTGATGAGGAGGAAGCTGGTGTTGCTGTGTGAGCCGCTCCTTGCTGAGAGCTTGGATCGTGATGATGGAAGATCCTCGCTTTTCTGTTCCTGTGCCCCTGCCTCTCTCTTTGCTTTTCTGCTGCTTTGCCCCGAACCTTGCAGCGAGGGGGAGAGAGCTGTGAGCTCTAGAATAGGGTGGGGCTGTGACGTCAGAGAAAAGGGGGCGGGGGACCAAACAGGCTGTGCAGAGGGGATGGCATGCAGGATTAAATCTGTCCCTGCCCTGGTGAGTTTTCAAGCAAAACTCACATGTGGTGCAGCGATGAAGCGCCGCCGCCACAAGATCAGATGGTTACTCAGCTGTGGGGCATGCACCCACTGATCAGTTAATGCCGACCAGTCTGGCGAATGATCTTTCTGACTGGGGGCAGCGCtgaatggggagggggcagcggcttTGCAGATGGATTAAGAGGCTGCTCACAGGAAGGTGCTGAGACAGACTAGGAAAGGGAAATGAAGAGGAGAGGTGGTTCGAAGTGGCATTATTGATCGGGTAAGTGTGGGGGCACAGTAGGAGACGAGGGCGGAGGTGCAAGCCAGACTGACTGGTGTGGGGGACTATGGCAAGGTTGGGTCGTGCAGGGCAGCGGGGATTCAGAGCCAGGCGGTGGCACGAGGCTCTGTGCCCACCACTGGGGTggacggggagtgggggggggggggagaaggcagTACAAGCCTCCCTATCACAGCCCCTTCTGCTCTTTCCCAGGTGAGAAGCCGTTTGAGTGTGATCTGTGTGACATGCGCTTCATCCAGAAGTACCACCTGGAGCGCCACAAGCGCGTGCACAGCGGCGAAAAGCCCTACCAGTGCGAGCACTGCATGCAGGTAACCCCCACCCTGGCCAGGCATGCCGCAGAGCGAGGGGTGGAGTCGCTTTGCTGCATCAGCCCAGGCTCTGTGCTAGGGAGGCTGCTAGGCTCAGTGGTTTCTCAGAGCAGGACAGCGGGATTATCACAGGGAGCTAGCGCACTCAGATCTGTGCACACACAGTGTGGGACGCTGCTTCCTTCCTATCAGAACCACCATCCTCCTACGGACAGCCTGGACGAGAGCTTGCCAGGAATTTGTTCCTGGTTCGATCTGGCCCGGTCAAATCTGCTTGGTGCTGCTTTTGGTCTGTGCCTAGCAATGCAGATCTCTGCCTAGGGTCTACAGAACACGGCTCATCTTCCTAGCTCTGCAGAGACATGAGCAaatgctccccctgctcccccgggAAGTAGGGGATTGCGAAGGGTTTAAGGTCAGAAATCGCTACCTTTTAGGGTGCCTCCATTATCCATGACCTGAGACATGAGCTGTGAGCGcccccagctctcctggacttctGCTGggattgcaggtgctcagcagctctTAAAATATCAGGC
Protein-coding sequences here:
- the ZNF740 gene encoding zinc finger protein 740 isoform X2, translated to MAQASLLACEGLSGVCLVPTVASKKMMPKQSSKQTENGERGNSPNMLGLRQESEKSRSRKEEEPAEASQPKKTIKKVMVIEQNGSFQLRIPKNFICEHCYGAFRSSYHLKRHILIHTAPSALSQVRSRLSVICVTCASSRSTTWSATSACTAAKSPTSASTACRASPGQIGCLDTNECARAARPKPPTRSCCFRSQGDASEKLGSGQDFQFSVSGFCLLLLPRSRWGQR
- the ZNF740 gene encoding zinc finger protein 740 isoform X1, with translation MSAKWRASLLACEGLSGVCLVPTVASKKMMPKQSSKQTENGERGNSPNMLGLRQESEKSRSRKEEEPAEASQPKKTIKKVMVIEQNGSFQLRIPKNFICEHCYGAFRSSYHLKRHILIHTAPSALSQVRSRLSVICVTCASSRSTTWSATSACTAAKSPTSASTACRASPGQIGCLDTNECARAARPKPPTRSCCFRSQGDASEKLGSGQDFQFSVSGFCLLLLPRSRWGQR
- the ZNF740 gene encoding zinc finger protein 740 isoform X3; this translates as MSAKWRASLLACEGLSGVCLVPTVASKKMMPKQSSKQTENGERGNSPNMLGLRQESEKSRSRKEEEPAEASQPKKTIKKVMVIEQNGSFQLRIPKNFICEHCYGAFRSSYHLKRHILIHTGEKPFECDLCDMRFIQKYHLERHKRVHSGEKPYQCEHCMQSFSRTDRLLRHKRMCQGCQTKTPDSQLLL
- the ZNF740 gene encoding zinc finger protein 740 isoform X4; its protein translation is MAQASLLACEGLSGVCLVPTVASKKMMPKQSSKQTENGERGNSPNMLGLRQESEKSRSRKEEEPAEASQPKKTIKKVMVIEQNGSFQLRIPKNFICEHCYGAFRSSYHLKRHILIHTGEKPFECDLCDMRFIQKYHLERHKRVHSGEKPYQCEHCMQSFSRTDRLLRHKRMCQGCQTKTPDSQLLL